The Leptospira mtsangambouensis sequence TTTTTGAAAAGGAACAAAGATGTTTTGTTGAAACCGAACAGAAAGATGGGCGTATTCAATACATCCCGCAACTGTCAGTTCTGGCTTAGCTTTTCCTGCAAATACTTTGATATCTGAACCGTCAGGTACGACAAGAGATCTAGGTGGAATTTTTTTTCCTCCTCGAATCATACAACCGGCAGCAATTTGAGAGCCATCACCAATTTCAGCATTATCCAGAACAATAGAACCGATACCAACAAGAACTCCTCTTCCAATTTTACAGCCGTGGATCATTACATTATGACCAACTAATGTCCATTCGCCGATACTAATGGGGCTTGTGCTGTCAGTATGTAAAGTGGAATTATCTTGGATGTTCACATAATTTCCTAATTTGATGGAGTTCATATCAGCTCGCACCACGGCACCGGGCCATAATGAAACGGAAGTTCCATATTCGATCATACCAAAGGCAGTTGCGGATGGGTGGATGAAGGGATTGGTAAAAACGGGAATTTCTGAATAGGACATGGATATCAAAATCAACTT is a genomic window containing:
- a CDS encoding gamma carbonic anhydrase family protein translates to MPVFTNPFIHPSATAFGMIEYGTSVSLWPGAVVRADMNSIKLGNYVNIQDNSTLHTDSTSPISIGEWTLVGHNVMIHGCKIGRGVLVGIGSIVLDNAEIGDGSQIAAGCMIRGGKKIPPRSLVVPDGSDIKVFAGKAKPELTVAGCIEYAHLSVRFQQNIFVPFQKEEEVHFVNQAKEIIGKLGI